A region from the Peromyscus maniculatus bairdii isolate BWxNUB_F1_BW_parent chromosome 5, HU_Pman_BW_mat_3.1, whole genome shotgun sequence genome encodes:
- the LOC107400143 gene encoding uncharacterized protein LOC107400143 isoform X2, producing the protein MESWIPQNAVTYNDVHVDFTWEEWALLDPSQKNLYKDVMLETYRNLITIGYSWEDHNIEEHFQSSRRHERHERSDNEENSSVYTQCVKAFVYDSHIQRYERTHTREKHYECNQCGKAFAHHSNLQSHTRTHTGEKPYECIQCGKAFAQQRYLQRHTRTHTGEKPYECIECGKAFASHSVLRKHKRTHTGEKPYKCNQCGKAFTQQGNLQIHKRTHTGEKPYECHQCGKAFTQQGNLQTHKRTHTGEKP; encoded by the exons ATGGAGAGTTGGATCCCCCAA AATGCAGTGACCTATAATGATGTACATGTCGACTTCACTTgggaagagtgggctttgctggatccttcccagaagaatctctacaaagatgtgatgctaGAGACCTACAGGAACCTCATTACCATAG GATACAGTTGGGAAGACcataatattgaagaacatttTCAGAGTTCTAGAAGACATGAAAG GCATGAAAGAAGTGATAATGAAGAGAATTCTTCTGTATATACTCAGTGTGTTAAAGCCTTTGTATATGACAGTCATATTCAAAGgtatgaaagaacacatactagagagaaacactatgaatgtaatcagtgtggtaaagcctttgcacatcacAGTAATCTTCAAAGCCAtacaagaacacatactggagagaaaccttatgaatgtattcaatgtggtaaagcctttgcacaacaAAGATATCTTCAACGTCATACAAGAACACATAcgggagagaaaccctatgaatgtattgaatgtggtaaagcctttgcaagtCATAGTGTTCTTCGaaagcataaaagaacacatactggagagaaaccctataaatgtaatcagtgtggtaaagcctttacacaACAGGGTAAtcttcaaattcataaaagaacacatactggagagaaaccctatgaatgccatcagtgtggtaaagcctttacacaACAGGGTAATCTTCAGactcataaaagaacacataccggAGAGAAACCCTAA
- the LOC107400143 gene encoding uncharacterized protein LOC107400143 isoform X1: MDELGSHALNAVTYNDVHVDFTWEEWALLDPSQKNLYKDVMLETYRNLITIGYSWEDHNIEEHFQSSRRHERHERSDNEENSSVYTQCVKAFVYDSHIQRYERTHTREKHYECNQCGKAFAHHSNLQSHTRTHTGEKPYECIQCGKAFAQQRYLQRHTRTHTGEKPYECIECGKAFASHSVLRKHKRTHTGEKPYKCNQCGKAFTQQGNLQIHKRTHTGEKPYECHQCGKAFTQQGNLQTHKRTHTGEKP; this comes from the exons AATGCAGTGACCTATAATGATGTACATGTCGACTTCACTTgggaagagtgggctttgctggatccttcccagaagaatctctacaaagatgtgatgctaGAGACCTACAGGAACCTCATTACCATAG GATACAGTTGGGAAGACcataatattgaagaacatttTCAGAGTTCTAGAAGACATGAAAG GCATGAAAGAAGTGATAATGAAGAGAATTCTTCTGTATATACTCAGTGTGTTAAAGCCTTTGTATATGACAGTCATATTCAAAGgtatgaaagaacacatactagagagaaacactatgaatgtaatcagtgtggtaaagcctttgcacatcacAGTAATCTTCAAAGCCAtacaagaacacatactggagagaaaccttatgaatgtattcaatgtggtaaagcctttgcacaacaAAGATATCTTCAACGTCATACAAGAACACATAcgggagagaaaccctatgaatgtattgaatgtggtaaagcctttgcaagtCATAGTGTTCTTCGaaagcataaaagaacacatactggagagaaaccctataaatgtaatcagtgtggtaaagcctttacacaACAGGGTAAtcttcaaattcataaaagaacacatactggagagaaaccctatgaatgccatcagtgtggtaaagcctttacacaACAGGGTAATCTTCAGactcataaaagaacacataccggAGAGAAACCCTAA
- the LOC107400143 gene encoding uncharacterized protein LOC107400143 isoform X3: MLETYRNLITIGYSWEDHNIEEHFQSSRRHERHERSDNEENSSVYTQCVKAFVYDSHIQRYERTHTREKHYECNQCGKAFAHHSNLQSHTRTHTGEKPYECIQCGKAFAQQRYLQRHTRTHTGEKPYECIECGKAFASHSVLRKHKRTHTGEKPYKCNQCGKAFTQQGNLQIHKRTHTGEKPYECHQCGKAFTQQGNLQTHKRTHTGEKP; the protein is encoded by the exons atgctaGAGACCTACAGGAACCTCATTACCATAG GATACAGTTGGGAAGACcataatattgaagaacatttTCAGAGTTCTAGAAGACATGAAAG GCATGAAAGAAGTGATAATGAAGAGAATTCTTCTGTATATACTCAGTGTGTTAAAGCCTTTGTATATGACAGTCATATTCAAAGgtatgaaagaacacatactagagagaaacactatgaatgtaatcagtgtggtaaagcctttgcacatcacAGTAATCTTCAAAGCCAtacaagaacacatactggagagaaaccttatgaatgtattcaatgtggtaaagcctttgcacaacaAAGATATCTTCAACGTCATACAAGAACACATAcgggagagaaaccctatgaatgtattgaatgtggtaaagcctttgcaagtCATAGTGTTCTTCGaaagcataaaagaacacatactggagagaaaccctataaatgtaatcagtgtggtaaagcctttacacaACAGGGTAAtcttcaaattcataaaagaacacatactggagagaaaccctatgaatgccatcagtgtggtaaagcctttacacaACAGGGTAATCTTCAGactcataaaagaacacataccggAGAGAAACCCTAA